One stretch of Streptomyces sp. 135 DNA includes these proteins:
- a CDS encoding 3-hydroxyacyl-CoA dehydrogenase NAD-binding domain-containing protein, whose amino-acid sequence MTTIAPEEVRRVACVGAGVIGGGWVAHFLARGYDVTAWDPAPDAGPRLRRLVSAAWPALTQLGLAEGASQDRLTVTATLEEAVAEAQFVQESAPEKLELKRDLLAKLDAAAPAGVVIASSTSGYPMTDMQTEAADPGRLVVGHPFNPPYLIPLVEVVGGERTDAEAVTWASRFYEIAGKSVITMKNEVPGFIANRLQEALWREALHMVASGEATVQEIDDSITEGPGLRWAFMGPMLTFALAGGEGGMAHMLDHFGPSLKSPWTRLEAPELDKKLYDAVVAGCEEEAAGRSIADLVAERDQGVIDVLRATGRLPGQRKDTK is encoded by the coding sequence ATGACCACGATCGCCCCTGAAGAAGTACGCCGCGTGGCCTGCGTCGGCGCCGGTGTCATCGGCGGAGGCTGGGTCGCCCACTTCCTCGCCCGTGGCTATGACGTCACCGCCTGGGACCCCGCCCCCGACGCCGGGCCGCGGCTGCGCCGCCTCGTCTCGGCGGCCTGGCCCGCGCTCACCCAGCTCGGCCTCGCCGAGGGCGCCTCGCAGGACCGCCTCACCGTCACCGCGACCCTCGAAGAGGCCGTCGCCGAAGCCCAGTTCGTACAGGAGAGCGCCCCCGAGAAGCTGGAGCTGAAGCGCGACCTGCTCGCGAAGCTGGACGCCGCCGCCCCCGCCGGGGTCGTCATCGCCTCCTCCACCTCCGGCTACCCCATGACGGACATGCAGACGGAGGCCGCCGACCCCGGCCGCCTCGTCGTCGGTCACCCCTTCAACCCGCCCTACCTGATCCCGCTGGTGGAGGTCGTCGGCGGCGAGCGGACCGACGCCGAGGCCGTCACCTGGGCCTCCCGCTTCTACGAGATCGCGGGCAAGTCCGTGATCACGATGAAGAACGAGGTCCCGGGCTTCATCGCCAACCGCCTCCAGGAGGCACTGTGGCGCGAGGCGCTGCACATGGTGGCGAGCGGCGAGGCGACCGTCCAGGAGATCGACGACTCCATCACCGAGGGGCCGGGCCTGCGCTGGGCGTTCATGGGCCCCATGCTCACCTTCGCGCTCGCGGGCGGCGAGGGCGGCATGGCGCACATGCTCGACCACTTCGGCCCGTCCCTGAAATCGCCGTGGACGCGCCTGGAAGCACCCGAACTCGACAAGAAGCTCTACGACGCCGTGGTCGCCGGATGCGAGGAGGAGGCCGCCGGGCGGAGCATCGCGGACCTGGTCGCCGAGCGTGACCAGGGCGTTATCGACGTACTGCGGGCCACGGGCCGGCTGCCCGGACAGCGGAAGGACACCAAGTGA